One Setaria viridis chromosome 5, Setaria_viridis_v4.0, whole genome shotgun sequence genomic region harbors:
- the LOC117858249 gene encoding putative germin-like protein 3-2 yields MAHKLPPTLLAAFAVLLALAAPLVVVAGDPDMLQDICVADYHSLKGPLRLNGFPCKRAENVTAHDFSSGLLAKPGNTTDNAAGSAVTAANVEMVPGLNTLGVSMARIDFAPWGVNPPHTHPRATEIIFVLRGSLHVGFITTANVLFARTLRRGEVFVFPRGLVHFQRNNGRTPAAVVSAFNSQLPGTQALAATLFGASPPVPDDVLARAFQIDASLVEAIKARFPPM; encoded by the exons ATGGCGCACAAGCTCCCGCCCACTCtcctcgccgccttcgccgtcCTCCTGGCCCTCGCGGCGCCgctggtcgtcgtcgccggggaCCCCGACATGCTCCAGGACATCTGCGTCGCCGACTACCATTCCCTCAAGGGCC CACTGAGGCTGAACGGGTTCCCGTGCAAGAGGGCGGAGAACGTGACGGCGCACGACTTCTCCTCCGGCCTGCTGGCGAAGCCCGGCAACACCACCGACAacgcggcggggtcggcggtgacggcggcgaacGTGGAGATGGTCCCGGGGCTCAACACCCTGGGCGTGTCCATGGCGCGCATCGACTTCGCGCCGTGGGGCGTCAACCCGCCGCACACCCACCCGCGCGCCACCGAGATCATCTTCGTGCTCCGCGGCTCCCTCCACGTCGGCTTCATCACCACCGCCAACGTCCTCTTCGCACGCACCCTCCGCAGGGGCGAGGTCTTCGTCTTCCCCCGTGGCCTCGTCCACTTCCAGAGGAACAACGGAcgcacccccgccgccgtcgtctcgGCCTTCAACAGCCAGCTGCCGGGCACGCAGGCCCTCGCCGCGACGCTCTTcggcgcctcgccgccggtgccggacgATGTGCTGGCAAGGGCGTTCCAGATCGACGCCAGCCTCGTCGAGGCCATCAAGGCCAGGTTCCCGCCCATGTAG
- the LOC117857932 gene encoding germin-like protein 1-4: MAHKLPAIILLGTLAVLLSFAAPPLVVAGDPDMLQDICVADYKSLQGPLRVNGFPCKPEANVTADDFFFGGLAKAADVYTGNPMGSATTAADVAALPGLNTLGVSMARTDYAPWGGVSPPHAHPRATEILFVVEGTLEVGFVTAAGNRLLTRSVTKGGVFVFPRGLLHFQRSVGAAPAVAVSAFDSQMPGTQTAAAALFGAAPAVPTDVLARAFQTDGGVVESIKSKFPDAV, encoded by the exons ATGGCGCACAAGCTCCCCGCCATTATTCTCCTCGGCACCCTCGCCGTCCTGCTCTCGTTCGCCGCACCACCGCTGGTGGTCGCCGGCGACCCCGACATGCTCCAGGACATCTGCGTCGCCGACTACAAATCCCTTCAGGGCC CGCTGCGGGTGAACGGGTTCCCGTGCAAGCCCGAGGCGAACGTGACGGCGGACGACTTCTTCTTCGGCGGGCTGGCGAAGGCCGCCGACGTGTACACCGGCAACCCGATGGgttcggcgacgacggcggcggacgtgGCGGCGCTCCCGGGGCTCAACACCCTGGGCGTGTCCATGGCGCGCACCGACTACGCGCCGTGGGGCGGGGTGAGCCCGCCGCACGCGCACCCGCGCGCCACCGAGATCCTCTTCGTCGTCGAGGGCACCCTCGAGGTGGGCTTCGTCACCGCGGCGGGGAACCGGCTCCTCACCCGCAGCGTCACGAAGGGCGGGGTGTTCGTGTTCCCGCGCGGCCTCCTGCACTTCCAGCGCAGCGTCGGGGCGGCGCCCGCCGTGGCGGTGTCGGCGTTCGACAGCCAGATGCCCGGCACGCagacggccgccgcggcgctgttcggcgccgcgccggcggtgcCCACGGACGTGCTGGCGCGGGCGTTCCAGACCGACGGCGGGGTCGTGGAGAGCATCAAGTCCAAGTTCCCTGACGCCGTGTGA